The nucleotide sequence TCCGCCGCCGTGGAGAGCATGAACGTCGACGTGGACACCGCCCTGCGGGTGGAGACGGCCTACCTGGCCGAGCTCGCCGCCGGGCAGATCTCCAAGAACATGATCAGCGCGTTCTTCTTCCAGCTCAACCAGATCAACGGCGGCGGCTCGCGGCCTGACGGTCCGGCCAAGCGCACGCCCACCAAGATCGGCGTCATCGGCGCCGGCATGATGGGTGCGGGCATCGCCCACGTCGCCTCCACCCGGGGCATCGAGGTCGTCCTGGTCGACGCCAGCCTGGAGGCCGCCGAGCGCGGCAAGAAGCACGGCGCCGACATCCTGGACGCCAAGGTGGCCAAGGGCCGCCTGGCCCAGGACAAGCGGGACGCCACCCTGGCCCTGGTCACCCCCGTGGACGACGCCGCCCAGGTGGCCGGCTGCGACCTGGTGATCGAGGCCGTGTTCGAGGACCGCAAGGTCAAGGCCGAGGTGCACAACAAGGTCGCCGCTGCGGCGCCGGAGGCCACCATCGCCTCCAACACCTCCACCCTGCCCATCACCGGGCTGGCCTCGGCGGTGCCGGACCCGGCCAAGTTCGTCGGCATGCACTTCTTCTCCCCGGTGCACAAGATGCAGCTGGTCGAGCTGATCCGCGGCGAGAAGACCAGCGACGAGACGCTGGCCTTCGCCTTCGACACCGTGCTCGCGCTGGGCAAGACGCCCATCGTGGTCAACGACGCCCGCGGGTTCTTCACCTCCCGGGTGTTCGGCACGTTCACCAGCGAGGGCCAGGCCCTGCTGGGCGAGGGCGTGCCCGCGGCGCGCATCGAGACCGAGGCCCTCAAGGCCGGCATGCCGGTGGGCCCGCTGGCGGTGTCCGACGAGGTGTCCATGACGCTGATGCTGGCCATCCGCAAGCAGACCCTGGCCGACATCGCCGAGACCGGCGACAGCAGCGGCATGAGCGCCGACCACCCGGGCTTCGCGGTGACCGACAAGATGGTCAACGAGTTCAACCGCCCGGGCAAGGCCAAGGGCGCCGGTTTCTACGACTACCCCGAGTCCGGCGGCAAGCGCCTGTGGCCCGGGCTGGCGGAGAACTTCGGCAAGGCCGACGGCGGCGCCGAGCTCACCGGCCAGGACATCCGGGACCGCTTCCTCTTCGCGGAGGCCCTGGAGTCGGTGCGCTGCGTGGAGGAGGGCGTCATCGACTCCGTCGCCGACGCCAACATCGGCAGCATCTTCGGCATCGGCTACGCCCCCTGGACCGGTGGCGTGCTGCAGTTCCTCAACGGCTACGGTCTGCCGCAGGCGGTGGAGCGGGCCAAGGAGCTGGCCGAGCGCTTCGGCGAGCGGTTCGCCCCGCCCGCGCTGCTGGTCGCCAAGGCCGAGGCCGGCGAGCAGTTCTAGAGCTCTCCCCGCGCACCCAGCACCGCCCCGTGACCCCTGGTCGCGGGGCGGTGCTGCTCGTTCAGGGGCCGGCCGCTCAGCGCTGCTGCGCGGCCAGGTAGGAGCCGGGTGAGTGCCCGGTCCACCGCCGGAACGCCCGGTGCAGGGCGCTGGCCTCGGAGAAGCCCAGCCGCACGGCCAGCTCGTCCAGCGGCTCGTGGGCGTCGGTGATGCTGGCGGTGGCCAGGTCACGGCGCAGCGCGTCGCACACCGCCGAGTAGGAGGTGCGCTCGGCGGCGAGGTGGCGGCGCAGCGACGCCGGGCTGTAGCCCAGCCGGGCGGCCACGTGCGGCAGCGTGGGCAGCAGCCCGGTGGCGGCCAGGTCCTCACCCACCACCCGGCGCACCGCGGCGGCGCGGCTGGTGCCGTGCTCGCGGCGGGCCAGCAGGTCGGCCGGAGAGCTGCGCAGGAACCCGGCCAGCGCCCGCTCGTCGCGCTGCACCGAGGTGTGCAGATCCGCGGTGTCCAGCACCAGCGCGCTGCACGGCTGGTCGAAGACCACCGGCGCCCCGAACAGCTGGGTGTACTCCCCGCGGTGCGCCGGCGGGGGATAGGCCAGCTCCACCGCCAGCGGCACGATCGGCGCCCGCACCAGCCAGCTGGCAAAGCGGTGCCAGATCATCAGCAGCGACTCGGTGAGGAACACCCCGGGCCCAGGCGCCAGCTCCAGCCGGGTCTGCTCCGCACCCACCTGCAGCCGAAACCGCGGCCCACCGGGAAAGAGGTGGTAGAACGCGGTGGCCCGGGTCAGCGCGGTGCGCAGGTCGGGGCAGTGCACCGCCAGCAGCCCCATGGTGGCGAAGGTGCCGCGCCGGCTGGGCACCGGCCAGTGCCCCATCAGCTCGTCGTCCAGGTGGTCCCACACCCCGCGCACCAGCCGGGCGAACTGCTCGGTGGACACCACCGGCGGGCCACCATCGCCGTCGAGCCCGGTGCCGTCGAGTCCGGTGCCGTCGAGCCCGGTGCCGTCGATGCCGGCACTGGCGAGCAGCTCGGCCCGCTCGTCCGCGACCACTCCCTGCAGCACCGCCCGCACGTGGTGGCTGCCGATCCCTGCGCTGGGCACGTCCGTCAGTCGGCGGCGGCCACGAGCGGCTCCAGGGTGAGCCCGGGGTGCTCCTTCTGGATGTACTGCAGGCGCCACTTGTCGCTGACCAGCGCCAGCAGCACCCCGTCGCTGCGGGTGAACACCTCGATGCCGCGCTGGCGGTTGAGCTCGTCGGCCGACTCCGCGTTGGTGCGCCGGGCCAGCGAGTAGCCCAGGTTCTCCATCTTGGCCTCGACGTCGAACTCGGCCTTCATCCGCGCGGCCACCACCTCGAACTGCATGGGGCCCACCGCCGCCAGCACTGGGGAGGCGTCGC is from Rhodococcus sp. X156 and encodes:
- a CDS encoding 3-hydroxyacyl-CoA dehydrogenase NAD-binding domain-containing protein, coding for MNTDSSAITYDRDADGVVTLTLDAPGRSANTMDALFRSSLKETVERLTAEREQVTGIVITSAKKTFFAGGDLNELIKVTPETAQDFAAGGNEMKGHLRAIETMGVPVVAAINGAALGGGWEIALSCHRRIAVNNPKIKLGLPEVTLGLLPGGGGVVRTVRLIGLAAALPLLTEGRQLTPEKAQQAGLLHELVETPDELLTAAKAWIKDNPTSAQPFDAKGYQIPGGSVRDAGMMMAAIPAMLRKKTHGTQPAPEAIVSAAVESMNVDVDTALRVETAYLAELAAGQISKNMISAFFFQLNQINGGGSRPDGPAKRTPTKIGVIGAGMMGAGIAHVASTRGIEVVLVDASLEAAERGKKHGADILDAKVAKGRLAQDKRDATLALVTPVDDAAQVAGCDLVIEAVFEDRKVKAEVHNKVAAAAPEATIASNTSTLPITGLASAVPDPAKFVGMHFFSPVHKMQLVELIRGEKTSDETLAFAFDTVLALGKTPIVVNDARGFFTSRVFGTFTSEGQALLGEGVPAARIETEALKAGMPVGPLAVSDEVSMTLMLAIRKQTLADIAETGDSSGMSADHPGFAVTDKMVNEFNRPGKAKGAGFYDYPESGGKRLWPGLAENFGKADGGAELTGQDIRDRFLFAEALESVRCVEEGVIDSVADANIGSIFGIGYAPWTGGVLQFLNGYGLPQAVERAKELAERFGERFAPPALLVAKAEAGEQF
- a CDS encoding AraC family transcriptional regulator — protein: MPSAGIGSHHVRAVLQGVVADERAELLASAGIDGTGLDGTGLDGTGLDGDGGPPVVSTEQFARLVRGVWDHLDDELMGHWPVPSRRGTFATMGLLAVHCPDLRTALTRATAFYHLFPGGPRFRLQVGAEQTRLELAPGPGVFLTESLLMIWHRFASWLVRAPIVPLAVELAYPPPAHRGEYTQLFGAPVVFDQPCSALVLDTADLHTSVQRDERALAGFLRSSPADLLARREHGTSRAAAVRRVVGEDLAATGLLPTLPHVAARLGYSPASLRRHLAAERTSYSAVCDALRRDLATASITDAHEPLDELAVRLGFSEASALHRAFRRWTGHSPGSYLAAQQR